One Clostridium novyi NT genomic window carries:
- a CDS encoding DUF6483 family protein produces the protein MDLEKLAKECGEKLGRFLFDRKEEIMEKINIEKLTPKDIFKICFNKLLHEGNYNKAEDLLFDELRKNNSPELYEIALQFYNSLEKKSDEELSAHNFPRDEIYQGLNDIKKFKPNV, from the coding sequence ATGGATCTTGAAAAACTTGCTAAAGAGTGCGGAGAAAAGTTGGGTAGATTTTTGTTTGACAGAAAGGAAGAAATAATGGAGAAGATAAATATTGAAAAGCTTACCCCAAAAGATATCTTTAAAATTTGTTTCAATAAATTACTTCATGAAGGCAACTATAACAAGGCAGAAGATTTACTTTTTGATGAATTGAGAAAAAATAATTCTCCAGAGTTATATGAAATTGCACTTCAGTTTTACAATTCTTTAGAAAAAAAGAGCGATGAAGAATTATCTGCTCATAACTTTCCAAGAGATGAAATTTATCAGGGATTAAATGATATAAAAAAGTTTAAACCTAACGTATAA
- a CDS encoding RNA polymerase sigma factor → MNNEKKLIKQIKNKSSRKAANELIANYYKEIYAYVYKQTLDKEISMDLTQEIFINMLKSINTYDDKKSSFRTWLYRISTYKIIDYFRSKNYKYKKLSVNIDDTDIYDDGDILVSLEYKEDVKKIINIVDNFDEILQQIFRLKLFAEYTFLEISKILEMPESTVKTKYYSIIRKIKKICEE, encoded by the coding sequence ATGAATAATGAGAAAAAGTTAATAAAACAGATTAAAAATAAAAGTAGTAGAAAAGCCGCCAATGAGCTTATAGCTAATTATTATAAAGAGATATATGCATATGTATATAAACAAACTTTGGATAAAGAAATATCTATGGATTTAACACAAGAAATATTTATAAATATGTTAAAGTCAATAAATACTTATGATGATAAAAAATCTTCCTTCAGAACTTGGCTATATAGAATATCTACATATAAAATTATAGATTATTTTAGGTCTAAAAACTATAAATACAAAAAACTATCAGTAAATATTGATGACACTGATATTTATGATGATGGAGATATTCTAGTATCACTAGAATATAAAGAAGATGTTAAAAAAATTATCAACATTGTGGATAACTTTGATGAAATATTACAGCAAATATTTAGGCTAAAACTTTTTGCTGAATATACTTTTTTAGAAATATCTAAAATTCTAGAAATGCCTGAATCAACTGTAAAGACAAAATATTATTCTATTATAAGAAAAATAAAAAAAATATGTGAGGAGTAG